In one window of Azoarcus olearius DNA:
- the metF gene encoding methylenetetrahydrofolate reductase [NAD(P)H] yields the protein MHKTELSIEFFPPQTAEGAEKLRAVQARLAELKPTFFSVTYGAGGSTRERTFATVKEIAASGSEAAPHLSCIGSTRDSIRAILAEYADAGVKRIVALRGDLPSGVVDPGEFRYANELVEFIRAETGSRFRIEVAAYPEWHPQAKTPADDLAAFKRKMDAGADSAITQYFYNLDAYLHFVDAVRKLGIDKPVVPGIMPIGSFSKLARFSDACGAEIPRWMRRKFESYGDDADAIRAFGLDVVTELCEKLLAAGVPGLHFYSMNQSALTTEICKRLGLA from the coding sequence ATGCACAAGACTGAACTTTCCATCGAATTCTTCCCGCCGCAGACGGCCGAGGGCGCAGAGAAGCTGCGCGCGGTGCAGGCCCGGCTCGCCGAGCTGAAGCCCACCTTCTTCTCGGTGACCTATGGCGCCGGCGGCTCCACCCGCGAGCGCACCTTCGCCACGGTCAAGGAGATCGCCGCCAGCGGCAGCGAGGCCGCGCCCCACCTGTCGTGCATCGGCTCCACCCGCGACAGCATCCGCGCCATCCTTGCCGAATATGCCGACGCCGGCGTCAAGCGCATCGTCGCGCTGCGCGGCGACCTGCCCTCGGGCGTGGTCGATCCGGGCGAGTTCCGCTACGCCAACGAGCTGGTGGAATTCATCCGCGCCGAGACCGGCTCGCGCTTCCGCATCGAGGTTGCCGCCTATCCGGAATGGCATCCGCAGGCCAAGACCCCCGCCGACGACCTTGCCGCCTTCAAGCGCAAGATGGACGCCGGCGCGGATTCGGCGATCACGCAGTACTTCTACAACCTCGACGCCTACCTGCACTTCGTCGACGCGGTGCGCAAGCTCGGCATCGACAAGCCGGTGGTGCCGGGCATCATGCCGATCGGCAGCTTCTCCAAGCTGGCGCGCTTCTCGGATGCCTGCGGCGCCGAGATCCCGCGCTGGATGCGGCGCAAGTTCGAGTCCTACGGCGACGACGCCGACGCCATCCGCGCCTTCGGCCTGGATGTGGTCACCGAGCTGTGCGAGAAGCTGCTCGCCGCCGGCGTCCCCGGCCTGCACTTCTACAGCATGAACCAGTCCGCGCTCACCACCGAGATCTGCAAGCGCCTCGGGCTGGCCTGA
- a CDS encoding TlyA family RNA methyltransferase, with translation MKSFHRRSSRPAAERPLAPAAVARGLPRADQLLVQQGLAPSRTAARVLIEAGRVSADGVAVTKPAQELPESVTLTVTADEADRFVSRGGLKLAGALAASGLDPTGRICLDVGQSTGGFTDCLLQAGADTVVGVEVGHGQLHPRLAGEPRCITLEGVNARHLTAANLAGHCPPGGFGLIVCDASFISLTLLLPQWPALLAADGDILALVKPQFEVGPQGLSKGGIVRDASRYAEVERKLRTAAAAAGLEVLGWYDSPITGTDGNREFFIWMQHAQD, from the coding sequence ATGAAATCCTTCCACCGCCGCAGCAGCCGTCCGGCCGCGGAGCGGCCGCTTGCGCCCGCCGCGGTCGCGCGCGGCCTGCCACGTGCCGACCAGTTGCTGGTGCAGCAGGGCTTGGCGCCTTCGCGCACCGCGGCGCGGGTGCTGATCGAGGCCGGGCGCGTCAGCGCCGACGGCGTGGCGGTGACCAAGCCGGCACAGGAGCTGCCGGAATCGGTGACGCTGACGGTGACGGCGGACGAAGCCGACCGTTTCGTGTCGCGCGGCGGACTCAAGCTCGCCGGCGCGCTCGCGGCGAGCGGGCTGGACCCGACGGGCCGCATCTGCCTGGATGTCGGCCAATCCACCGGCGGTTTCACCGATTGCCTGCTGCAGGCCGGCGCCGATACGGTGGTCGGGGTCGAGGTCGGCCACGGCCAGCTGCACCCGCGCCTGGCGGGTGAGCCGCGCTGCATCACGCTGGAAGGCGTCAATGCGCGTCACCTGACGGCGGCGAATCTGGCCGGGCACTGCCCGCCGGGCGGTTTCGGCCTGATCGTCTGCGACGCCAGCTTCATCTCGCTGACGCTGCTGCTGCCGCAGTGGCCGGCGCTGCTTGCAGCCGACGGCGACATCCTGGCGCTGGTCAAGCCGCAGTTCGAGGTCGGCCCGCAAGGGCTTTCCAAGGGCGGCATCGTGCGCGACGCCTCGCGCTACGCCGAGGTCGAGCGCAAGCTGCGCACGGCCGCCGCGGCTGCCGGGCTGGAGGTGCTCGGCTGGTACGACTCGCCCATCACCGGCACCGACGGCAACCGCGAATTCTTCATCTGGATGCAACATGCACAAGACTGA